One genomic window of Streptomyces sp. NBC_01498 includes the following:
- a CDS encoding FAD binding domain-containing protein: MTTHAPQTAQSVTLPASLDEAVAALSAMPAAVPVAGGTDLMAAVNKGLLRPAGLVGLGRISELRGWHYQDGHALLGTGLTHARMGRPDFAALIPALAASSRAAGPPQIRNAGTLGGNIATAAPTGDSLPVLAALEADLVIAGPGGARREIPVSHLLAGRDMLAPAELIGFVRVPLLHAPQVYLKATGRTGPGRATASVAVVLDPARRGVRCAVGAIAPMPLRPLEAERWIASLIDWDADRGLAPEALAAFGEYVAAACIPDPPPEADGSEPPALPPAVLHLRRTVATLARRALGRALP; this comes from the coding sequence TTGACCACGCACGCACCGCAGACGGCGCAGTCCGTGACGCTGCCGGCCTCGCTCGACGAGGCCGTGGCGGCGCTGAGCGCCATGCCCGCCGCCGTGCCCGTCGCGGGTGGCACCGATCTGATGGCCGCCGTCAACAAGGGCCTGCTCAGGCCGGCGGGGCTCGTCGGTCTCGGCCGGATCAGCGAACTGCGCGGCTGGCACTACCAGGACGGCCACGCCCTGCTGGGCACCGGCCTCACCCACGCGCGCATGGGACGGCCCGACTTCGCCGCCCTCATCCCCGCGCTGGCCGCGTCCTCACGCGCCGCCGGACCGCCCCAGATCCGCAACGCGGGCACCCTCGGCGGCAACATCGCCACCGCGGCCCCCACCGGCGACTCCCTGCCCGTGCTGGCCGCCCTGGAGGCGGACCTCGTCATCGCGGGCCCCGGCGGCGCGCGCCGCGAGATCCCCGTCTCCCATCTGCTGGCGGGCCGCGACATGCTGGCGCCCGCCGAACTCATCGGCTTCGTACGGGTCCCGCTGCTGCACGCCCCGCAGGTCTACCTCAAGGCGACCGGCCGCACCGGCCCCGGCCGGGCCACCGCGTCCGTGGCCGTGGTGCTCGACCCGGCACGCCGCGGTGTGCGCTGCGCGGTCGGCGCCATCGCGCCGATGCCGCTGCGCCCGCTGGAGGCCGAGCGCTGGATCGCCTCGCTGATCGACTGGGACGCCGACCGCGGGCTGGCGCCCGAGGCACTGGCGGCCTTCGGGGAGTACGTGGCCGCGGCCTGTATCCCCGACCCGCCCCCGGAGGCGGACGGGAGTGAGCCGCCCGCCCTGCCGCCCGCGGTGCTGCACCTGAGGCGTACCGTCGCCACGCTGGCTCGACGAGCACTGGGGAGGGCGCTGCCGTGA
- a CDS encoding beta-N-acetylhexosaminidase, which yields MDLIPAPASVEGPQSGGFVPDSATTLWAAPGTEGTERWLRATLGAALGLPLAPGPAGGSNAVSLRIDESMPPEAYRLDITAEWGAEIQGGSAAGVFWGAQTLRQLLGPKAFRRAPVSPGVRQEIPRQVIEDRPRFGWRGVMLDVSRHFMPKDGVLRLLDLMAAHKLNVFHFHLTDDQGWRVQIKRYPKLTEIGAWRARTKYGHRFSDLWDEKPHGGYYTQDDIREIVAYAAERHISVVPEIDIPGHSQAAIAAHPELGNTDVVDTSALEVWDTWGVNPNVLAPTDTTLRFFEGVFEELLDLFPAATSPFIHIGGDECPKDQWKRSPAVQQRIRDLGLADEDELQSWFVRHFDNWLSARGRRLIGWDEILEGGLAPGAAVSSWRGYAGGIAAAQAGHDVVMCPEQQVYLDHRQAAGPDEPMPIGYVRTLEDVYRFEPVPPQLAGADAAHVLGTQANVWTEVMQDRSRVDYQLFPRLAAFAEVAWSALPASPDRDYADFERRMTAHYKRLDALGVEYRPPGGPLPWQKRPGPHGDSAILGRPIEGAPPNM from the coding sequence ATGGACCTGATCCCGGCGCCCGCCAGTGTCGAAGGCCCGCAGAGCGGTGGCTTCGTCCCCGACTCGGCCACCACCCTCTGGGCGGCCCCCGGGACGGAGGGCACCGAGCGCTGGCTGCGCGCCACCCTCGGGGCCGCCCTCGGGCTGCCGCTCGCCCCCGGCCCGGCCGGCGGCAGCAACGCCGTGTCGCTGCGGATCGACGAGTCGATGCCCCCCGAGGCGTACCGGCTGGACATCACCGCCGAGTGGGGCGCCGAGATCCAGGGCGGCAGCGCGGCCGGGGTCTTCTGGGGCGCCCAGACGCTCCGTCAGCTCCTCGGCCCCAAGGCGTTCCGCCGGGCGCCGGTCTCCCCGGGCGTACGGCAGGAGATCCCCCGTCAGGTCATCGAGGACCGGCCCCGGTTCGGCTGGCGCGGCGTCATGCTCGACGTGTCGCGGCACTTCATGCCCAAGGACGGCGTGCTCCGCCTTCTCGACCTGATGGCCGCGCACAAGCTCAACGTCTTCCACTTCCATCTCACCGACGACCAGGGCTGGCGCGTCCAGATCAAGCGCTACCCGAAGCTGACCGAGATCGGCGCGTGGCGGGCCCGGACCAAGTACGGCCACCGGTTCTCCGACCTCTGGGACGAGAAGCCGCACGGCGGTTACTACACCCAGGACGACATCCGCGAGATCGTCGCGTACGCCGCCGAGCGGCACATCTCCGTCGTCCCCGAGATCGACATCCCGGGCCACTCGCAGGCCGCCATCGCCGCCCACCCCGAACTCGGCAACACCGACGTCGTCGACACCTCGGCGCTGGAGGTCTGGGACACCTGGGGCGTCAACCCCAACGTGCTCGCCCCCACCGACACCACCCTGCGCTTCTTCGAGGGCGTCTTCGAGGAACTGCTGGACCTGTTCCCCGCCGCCACCTCGCCGTTCATCCACATCGGCGGCGACGAGTGCCCCAAGGACCAGTGGAAGCGGTCGCCCGCCGTCCAGCAGCGCATCCGTGACCTCGGCCTGGCCGACGAGGACGAACTCCAGTCGTGGTTCGTCCGGCACTTCGACAACTGGCTCTCCGCGCGCGGCCGCCGGCTCATCGGCTGGGACGAGATCCTGGAGGGCGGACTGGCGCCCGGCGCGGCCGTCTCGTCCTGGCGCGGGTACGCGGGCGGCATCGCCGCCGCCCAGGCCGGGCACGACGTCGTCATGTGCCCCGAGCAGCAGGTGTATCTGGACCACCGTCAGGCGGCGGGTCCCGACGAGCCGATGCCGATCGGCTACGTCCGCACCCTGGAGGACGTCTACCGCTTCGAGCCCGTGCCGCCGCAGCTGGCCGGCGCCGACGCCGCCCATGTGCTGGGCACCCAGGCCAATGTGTGGACCGAGGTGATGCAGGACCGCTCCCGCGTCGACTACCAGCTCTTCCCGAGACTCGCCGCGTTCGCCGAGGTCGCCTGGTCCGCACTGCCCGCGTCCCCGGACCGTGACTACGCCGATTTCGAACGCCGAATGACCGCGCACTACAAGCGCCTTGACGCCCTGGGGGTCGAATACCGGCCGCCCGGCGGCCCGTTGCCCTGGCAGAAGCGGCCGGGCCCCCACGGCGATTCGGCCATTCTCGGCCGGCCCATCGAGGGGGCGCCCCCGAACATGTGA